The Patescibacteria group bacterium region CCCCGGTGTTAGAAGCGGCATCGATTTCAATAATATCTAAATTACTACCTTTAGTAATACTTAAACAGCTAGCGCACTGATTACAAGGCTCATATTCCTTATCTTTACGGCTTTCGCAATTCAAAGATTTGGCCAGGATTCTAGCCAAAGTAGTCTTTCCTACTGCCCTGGGTCCGCAGAATAAATAGGCGTTAGCCAAGCGCTGGCTTTGAATCTCATTCTGAAGGGTAATTTTTATGTGATTTTGCCCTAATACTTCAGCAAAACTCTGGGGACGGTAATCCCGATAGAGGGTCGACATAAGAGGCTATTTTATTTAATAAATTCTTTATTATTATATACTTTTTATTATCCCTTTGCCAGTCCCTTGACAAATAAATAGTTATATGTTATAATATAGGCATAGTAAATAGTGCATTTAAAAACAACCAAAAACTATAGCCATGAAGAAAATTGCTTTCCTGTTGATTATTGCCCTGGCCGCCGCCACCATCCTGCCCTCCTGCTCAACTACTACCCGCGGTTTCGATTATGCGGGACTCCAGAAAAAACAAAAAAAGGCCAAAGGCCGCACCTGTAAGTACATGAAGCATCACAACCAGGACAGGTTGACAATGAAAGGGGTATTCTAAACTACTCCAAACGAAAAAAAAGAAAAGAAGCTTCCCTCGCGAAGCTTCTCTTTTTTTATTTAAATAATCTTTCTATACTCTAGTACGGCGCATTATCTCGGCTTCGACTATCCGACGGTCTTGTCCGTATTTGAGTCGACTCAAGGCTTTGATCTTATCAGACAAGCCATCGCGTTTAGTTCCTAACAAAGGCCAGATAGTTTTCAGGGAAAACGGCCGAAGTGCCGAGTTGTCAACTAATAATTTAATATAAGCTGTGCCTTTATCAACATTAATGAGATCGAACTCGTTAAAGACGGGTGAGAATTCCTTGACGATGAATTCAGCATCCTCGACGCCGATCTTAAAAGCGATCATCGTGCCGACGTTGCCGAAAACAGCATCTTTAATCTCGGTGTTATTATTCTTGCTCAGCTGTCCGATATACTGATGGGCCATAATCAGATTCAGAGCGTATTTTCTAGCTTCAGATAAGATCTGACAGATAGAATTAGTAGTGAAATTTTGGAACTCATCGATATAGAGATAAAAATCCTTTCTGGCTTCCTTGGATAAGTCAGTACGGGAAAGAGCGGCCATCAGTATCTTGCCAACGATGATCATGCCCAAAAGATAGGCATTCATCTCGCCGACCACGCCTTTAGGTAAATTGACCAAAAGGATCTTCTGCTTATCCATTAAATCCCGGACATTAAAAGAGCTCTTCTGCTGGCCGATAATCGGACGCATCATGTCATTAGAGATGAAGCTCGTCAGTTTAGAGGTAATATAGGGAACGATATTAGCTAAAGCCGCTTCCCCGCCCGCCTTCTCTGCCTCCTTACGCCAAAAATCTACGACCGTTACATCTTTGCATTTACTTAATTTCATCTTACGAAAATTCTCATCCGCCAAAACTTTAGGCACCTCCATCAAAGTCGAACCGCTTTCCGGATCAGACATGATCAACAATAAGGCGTTACGCATATACTGTTCGAACATCGGACCGCCCGTGCTTTTCAGGTCGTATAATTTATCAAAAATACCGATCAGCTCATTAATGACAAAAGTCTTCTGTTCTGGATATTTGGGGTCAAATTCTAGCAGATTAAGAGCCAGGGGCCTCTCGGTGTCTCCGGGTGAAAAGATAATCACGTCTTCCGCTCTTTCAATCGGCATCCGATCTAAGATATCGCTAATTAAATCACCGTTAGGATCCATGACGCAAACGCCTTCACCATTTTCAATATCCTGAATCGCCATATTACACAACAAGACAGACTTACCGACACCAGACTTACCGATAATATAAGTATGCCGCCGACGGTCTTCTCTCTTGATACGAACTTCTTTTTTCTCACCTCGGAAGACATTCTCGCCGAGAGTGATTCCTTCTTGAGGCAAGTCGGTCGGAGCGGGAGCATTCTTGGCAGTCAGCCAGACGATATTCGGTGTTTCCGTATTCTTAAGCGGAAAATGAAAAATACTGGTCAGCTCTTCGGTATTTAAAATAAAGCTGAAATTTTCATTGAAACGGCGATAGATGAAATCGTTAATCGTAGAGGCCGGGTGTGATTTATAGAAACGGGAAAAATTATTGCCGTAACTGTAATTATTAAATTCACTGAAGACGCTAGCCAGGTTATCCAGATAGAAATTTGCCTGTTCCTTTGTCTTAGCCGAACTAACTACCCTGATATTAACATCCAGGCCGGCTTTCTGATTCTTGCTTTCGATATTCTTTAGCATCTCTTCCTCTTCAGCTGTTAGGCGTTTATAATTGGGAGAATTCTGATCGTCGTGCTTCGGTTTAGACGTCTTATAGAAGAATTCCGCGATCAGGCCATACCATTTTAGCGATCGCAAACCTTCCCGAACCGAGCCTTTGCGATGTATCCGGGACGATAGGCGTTTAACCTGATAATGCCAAGAACCCTTAGCGCTACGGACCGTATACTGGATAGCCAAGCTCTCATCACGGTCTAGCTTGGACATGATGTTGATCAAGGAATTTAAAGGATCGACTTCCATCTTCTGGAAAGTCTTGATCGGCAGCATGAACGGATCCTTGGTTTTAAGATAACCAGCCGCGACCTTAGACAAGGGGCTAAAGGCATTATAATCATCTACCTCTTCAACCACAGCTTCTGGATAATGGGCGTTTATCTGTTTTTCTATGTAGACCGCTTGATTCGCGGGAGTAACGATATAGAAATAAATCTTGCCTCTTTCGGCTACGATTTCAAAACTAAAATGATCACTTCTGCCTAGCAACCAGGAAAAAAAGCCTCGTTCCGCCCGCAAGCCGCCGATACTAGCGAAGATGGTCTCGCCCTTAGCTATTTCTTCTTTCAGCTGTTGGACGGAGAAATCTTTACCATCATCTTTCGGTTTTTCTTTAGGCAGCCTGATCATTAAGGCCTTATGGGCAAAATGGCGACGACCTAAACCGAAAAACCTGATAAAAAAACGGGCTAAGAATAACAATAAACCCGCCGCGATGAAAGCAGAGACTATAATCAGGACTAAATCCGGATTAGAGTTCAAATTATCCGGAATTGTTTGAGGATCCATGGTAAATAAGCTTATTTTTTTATTCTCATGATGCGATCAGCCTTAATCTTGGCTTCTTGCTCTAAAAAATAACGGTTAACCCCGGGCAAAGTCGACAACCAGCGCCTAATCAGACTAACTATCTGCTTGATCTTAAACTTAGCGCTATCCAGTAATTTATTTATTTTCGCAACAGTTTCTTCGCCCTTAACCTTAAAGCGCTGCTGCTCCTGGGGCGGCAGAGCAATAAATATGTCCTCGAGGCCATCAGCCAGGATCCGATCGATTTCCATAGCTCGCTGTTGGCTTAAGGACTGGACATTAGTCTGGGCAACGATGTTCCGGGCAGGATTGGCGCTCCGAGTGGATTGAACCTCTTTGTCTGGCCTTTCAACCTTAGGTGATACTTGTTCATTTATCTTTTCTGGATTAGCCAACTTTTCCGGGCTTGAGCCGGAATTGGGCAGGACGCTCTCGACTTTCAACTTGAGATTTTCCGGCATAATAAAAAATTTTAATCTACCGAGATAGCTTCGACCGGGCAATTAAGGGCCGCCTGCTTAGCGCATTCGACGTTTTCCTGAGCAAAGGCTTCTGATTTGCCGGCATCATTCATACGAAAGACATCCGGACAAGTATTGGCGCATAAACCGCAGCCGATACAAAGTTCTTGGTTAACTTTTATCATAATTTTATATTTATAAATTAATAATCTCTTAATTTTTCTAAACCTTTTAATTTCCTGATTTTTTCCAAAGCCTTGGACTCGATCTGCCTTATACGCTCTCTAGTGACTTCGAACTCTTGTCCGACTTCTTCTAAGGTGTGGGCGACGCCATCAATAAGGCCGAAGCGCATTTCCAAGATCTTTTGCTCACGGGGCGATAAATTGGCCACCATCTCCTTGACATAATCCTTAAGGAGCTGGAGGGCGGCGGCACGATCCGGGGTAACATTCTTGATATCCTCGATAAAATCCTCCAGGGTAGAATCTTCCTCGTCATCACCGATGCTGGTCTCCAAAGAGATCGTATCCTGAGAAATTTTAATAATATATCGAACTTTATCAATCTCTTCTCCCATCTCGGAAGCGATTTCTTCCGCCAAGGGCTCGCGACCTAATTCTTGAATCAAGGTCCTTTGAACCTGTTGGAATTTATTAATCGTTTCCACCATATGAACCGGGATACGGATGGTGCGCGATTGGTCGGCTAAAGCGCGGGTAATCGCCTGCCTAATCCACCAAGTGGCATAGGTAGAAAACTTATAACCTTTACGATATTCGAATTTCTCAACCGCTCTGAACAAACCGATATTTCCTTCCTGGATTAAATCTAAGAGCCCCAAACCTTTGGCGCCGGCAAATTTTTTCGCGATGGAAACGACCAACCTGAGATTAGCCTCGATAATTTTCTTTTCTGCCTCCTTATCCCCTTTTTCCTTCCTTTTAGCAAGCTCGACTTCTTCTTCGCCGGAGAGTAGCGGCACCTTGCCGATTTCTTTAAGGTACATCTGAATAGAATCGGCATTAAGCTTCGACAAATCAATATTGATCGGGCTCGGCATCTTGCCGCCCGCCTCTTTCTGGCTTTCATTAACATCCAGGACCCGACCAGAATCTTCGATTATCCTGATTCCATTCTTCTGCAAATCGCCCAAAAAGATATCATAATCGTTTAAATATTCTTCGACTTCAGGAAAAAGATATAAGAGTTCGGTTTCCGTCACAAAACCGCGCATCCGGCCCTTGGCAATCAGCTTGTTCAATTTTTCCGGATCCGGCAAGACTATCGGCCTCGGAGTTGACTCCTTCTTAAAAGGAATCAGTTTTGGCTTCTTCTTAGCTAAGATGGCTTTTTTCTTTATTACTTTCTTTTTGCTAGCGACTTTAAGCGGAGCTTTTTTCTTGACAGAAACAGCCTTGGCGGGCAACTTCTTTTTAGTTTTAGCTTTAACGATTTTCTTCTTCATAATTAGAATTTTGAATTTGCCGCAGCTTATCGGTCAAATTTTTTAAATCAGACATCAAGGCGTCGACCCGAGCCTTATCAGCTTGTTTCTCAGCCTGGGACAGATCTTTCTCAATCTGCCTAATCTCCGTCTGCCAAGCTGATTTCTTCAGATCAAGGATGATCTTAATGATTTCATTCTTGACCGCTGCTGGACTGAAACTATAAAAATCCTTTTCTCCTAAAAGGCTGATCTTGTCGAGCATCGGACCCAATCTTTCGTCTTGATTAAGCAGATAATCCCGAAGCTGAGCATAGTCTAAAACATTAACTTTATTATAATAAATTATCAAGTTCCTGTAAAACAAACGGTTGATCTCGCCCACCAGATAATCGGGATCCAGATTATTCAGGCTATACTCCAAAAAATCAGTAAACTTAACTAAGAGAGCTAAGAGTAGTTCCGACAGCCTGGCCTCGCGGCTCAGGGCCTTATCAGCAGCTACTTCGTCTGCCTTATTAGTCTTTTCTCTCTCTTTAGGCGTACTAGATGAGGCAAGTTCTGTCTTAGCTACTTCTTCCCGAAGTAGGGGCTCAGGTATGTCTGCCGCCTGGCTGATCCTTTTTAACCAGAAATCAGCTTCGATCTTATTATTCAGCTGAGAAACCATCTTAAGCAGCTTAGCTACGCCTGTTTTCCGGCTGCTAATTTGGGAAAAATCGAATTCTTCCTCTACTTTCTGAAAATAGTATTCCATCATGCTGGGCGCTTGTGATAAAGCACCCTGGAAATCCTTAGGGTTATTACGCAAGCACTCATCCGGATCTTTGCCTTGCGGCAAGACGATCACCTTAATATTGAATTCCTGGGCCATTGCCTCTTTCAGGCCGCGATCGGCCGCCATCTGCCCAGCCGCATCCATATCAAAAGCCAGGGCGATATTAGAACTGAAACGCTTGATTAAGCGCAGCTGATCAGCGCTTAGGGCTGTACCGGAACTAGCCACCACATTGGTAAAACCATGTTGATGGGCGCTGATGGCGTCCATCTGCCCTTCAACGACGACCGCTAGATCTTCTTTCTTGATGCTCTTCTTGGCCCGGTTCAGAGCAAAGACGATTCGACTTTTGTCATACAGTTCAGTCTGGGGACTATTGATATACTTTCCCATCTTTTCGGTCGCTTCCTTATCAGGGTTAACCCGGGCGGTGAAAGCCACGACATTATTATTCACATCCCAAATAGGAAACATAATGCGATCACGGAACCTTTCATAGTATCTACCATTCTCAGTCTTAAGAGATAGGCCGGCTAAAAAAATTTCTTCATCGCTATACTTCTGCCCGCGGGCTGGGCGGGTCTTGAGAAAATTAATCAAGGCGCCCGCTTCTGGGCTATAGCCGATATTCCAAGATTTGATCGTCTCTTCACTCAGGCCGCGACCCAAGAGATACTGACGACAAGCTTGGCCGCGCCCATCCTTTTCAAGTTGATGAGAGAAATATTTAGCCGCCAAGTCCAAGATATCTAACAGGCGATTGCGGCGCGAATAGGCAGCCGCATTCTCATGGCGCCAAACGATCCCGGCTTTAGGAGCTAAGAGTCTGAGCGTTTCCATAAAGCCCAATGATTCCATCTCCATGACGAAAGCCAAGACATCACCACCACGTCCGCAGCCAAAACAATGCCAGATCTGCTTATCCGGGGATATGACAAAAGACGGGGTCTTTTCATGATGGAAAGGACATAGGGCTTGAAAATTAGCGCCGACCGCTTTGACCGGCACGTATTCCCTGATCACCTCGACGATGTCGAGGCGAGCTTTAATATCTTCGACTTGGCTCATAATATTTTAGCCCTCCTTGTCTTAGGCGAATAAATCTCCGCCCAAATTTTGTTTTAAACGATTTATCTCTTCAGCTACCAGCTCGCCGTCATATTCGCCGCTATGGCGGGTTATGCCTTCGTAGCTAGCCTTCTTCTGATCGAGGTGTAAATTAAAACTGAACTTATCACCGCTAGGCTCCACATATAGATGAAAACGGGGGTAAAAACCCCCAGACAAACGGCGCACGAAACTGACACCGCCCTCGCGGCTTTCGATCAAAGCATAGCCAAGCCGCCGCAACCATTGTTCCGGCGAAAAACCTGATAATTGTGCGGGGCTGACTAGTAACTTCATTTGTGTTTGCGGAAAATTATGAATTTATAGACGATGAAATTTACAAAGCCCAAGAAGATATTAACGATAACCTGGGCCAAAAGATACCAGACGGACAAGGTATTTACTAAAAAATGCATGGCGGCACCATTCAAGTTCAAACCGATTAGAGCGGTCAAAATATAAAGGAATATCTGACGGGCTAAGCGGGCGGAATTATAATTACGGAAAGTCCAAAATTTCTGCAGGGTAAAACTAACGACGAAAGACAAAATGAAGGCGGCGCTCGTAGAGAAAACTATCTCTAATTTAAATATCCCATGAAACAGAAACAGGGCCACTAAATCCGTCCCGCCGGCAAAACTGCCAGCGATGATAAACTTAAAAATCGATTTACGCGAATCCAAATACAGGAATGTCTTCGGCCAACGACGAGAAAAAAGACCGCGGAAAGATTCGTAAAGTTTATTGATTATCGCCATAAATAATGAAAAATTAATTCTGCCACTTATAGCCCTGGAAAGTCCAAGCTACTAAGGCCTTAGTTTGCTTGAAACGGTCGTTCTTACTAACGCCGTTTAAGACCACCGAAACGATTTCCCGGCCCTCTTTATTCTTGAACTGGCCGACGAAACAGTAGCCGGCTTTCTCAGTATAACCAGTCTTACCACCTTCCAAAAAAATTGAATCACTCAAGTCGCTGCCCAAAAGATAGTCGGTTGACTCTACTCTCTTATTCTTCCCGTCCAAGGTCTTGAATTCATAATTTTCCGTCAAGGTTGCCCGCTTGATGTCCTCATTCTTCAAGGCGACCCTAGCTAGGCGGGCAATATCTTTAGCGGTAGATAAATTATTGTCGCTTAAGCCGGTCGGATCGACAAAACTAGAATCGAACAAGCCCAGCTGCTTAGCTTTCAGGTTCATTTTCTTAATGAATTCTTCCTCACTCAAGCCGGTGGCATGCACTAGGGCTAAAGTAGATCCGTTGTCAGAAGCGACCAGGCTGGAATAAAAAAGATCTTTTATCCTGACTTCTTCTCCTAAGAACAGAGAAATCTTGCCACCCTCAACCTTATCTTCCGGCTTGATCTTATAGACTTCTTCCCAGCCGGGATTATGGTCAAGAAAGACCAAGGCGGTTAGCAGCTTAGTGATGCTAGCTAAAGGCTGCTTGATATCGGCATTCTTTTCCCAGAGGAAACTATTGGTCGAGACATCGAAGATGACCGCCCGATTAGCCGGGATAACCGGATCTTGCCAGCCGGAAATCCGTTCCGCCCTAGGGATATCTTGACTGAGAGGCAAACGGTTCTGGTGCAAGGCTTGGCAATCAGCCGACAAGGGCACCGGACTCGGAGATATATTTAATTGTATAAACAATAGGTAAAGTAAAAGATTGATGAAGGTAGAAAAACACATAAGCGGAAAATTAAGCGGTCGCGGCTAAAGCCTGCTCCAAGCTAGGATTCTGATGCAAACGTTCATAATCAGGCAGGTCGCTGACCTGTCTCAAGCCTAGGAACTTAATAAAATCTAAACTGACATTGTAGTAATTCTCATTCTTCTGCTTATCGAATTTCTCTTCAATCAAGCCCCGCAAGAGGAGATTCCTGATAATCAAGCTGCAATTAACCCCTCTGACTCTCTCAAGTTCCAGCTTGCTCACCGGCCCGCGATAGGCGATTACCGTTAAGGCTTCCAAGCTAGGCTGGGTCAGCTCGCCATCCGTTTCATCCTTGAGAAACTCTTTAACCAGAGCAGAATTGGCGGCCGCCGTCGTCAGTTGATAGCTATCGCCTTGCTTAATCAGCTGAAAACCTCGATCTGATTCGCTATATGATTGG contains the following coding sequences:
- a CDS encoding type IV secretory system conjugative DNA transfer family protein; this translates as MDPQTIPDNLNSNPDLVLIIVSAFIAAGLLLFLARFFIRFFGLGRRHFAHKALMIRLPKEKPKDDGKDFSVQQLKEEIAKGETIFASIGGLRAERGFFSWLLGRSDHFSFEIVAERGKIYFYIVTPANQAVYIEKQINAHYPEAVVEEVDDYNAFSPLSKVAAGYLKTKDPFMLPIKTFQKMEVDPLNSLINIMSKLDRDESLAIQYTVRSAKGSWHYQVKRLSSRIHRKGSVREGLRSLKWYGLIAEFFYKTSKPKHDDQNSPNYKRLTAEEEEMLKNIESKNQKAGLDVNIRVVSSAKTKEQANFYLDNLASVFSEFNNYSYGNNFSRFYKSHPASTINDFIYRRFNENFSFILNTEELTSIFHFPLKNTETPNIVWLTAKNAPAPTDLPQEGITLGENVFRGEKKEVRIKREDRRRHTYIIGKSGVGKSVLLCNMAIQDIENGEGVCVMDPNGDLISDILDRMPIERAEDVIIFSPGDTERPLALNLLEFDPKYPEQKTFVINELIGIFDKLYDLKSTGGPMFEQYMRNALLLIMSDPESGSTLMEVPKVLADENFRKMKLSKCKDVTVVDFWRKEAEKAGGEAALANIVPYITSKLTSFISNDMMRPIIGQQKSSFNVRDLMDKQKILLVNLPKGVVGEMNAYLLGMIIVGKILMAALSRTDLSKEARKDFYLYIDEFQNFTTNSICQILSEARKYALNLIMAHQYIGQLSKNNNTEIKDAVFGNVGTMIAFKIGVEDAEFIVKEFSPVFNEFDLINVDKGTAYIKLLVDNSALRPFSLKTIWPLLGTKRDGLSDKIKALSRLKYGQDRRIVEAEIMRRTRV
- a CDS encoding ferredoxin gives rise to the protein MIKVNQELCIGCGLCANTCPDVFRMNDAGKSEAFAQENVECAKQAALNCPVEAISVD
- a CDS encoding sigma-70 family RNA polymerase sigma factor, whose product is MRGFVTETELLYLFPEVEEYLNDYDIFLGDLQKNGIRIIEDSGRVLDVNESQKEAGGKMPSPINIDLSKLNADSIQMYLKEIGKVPLLSGEEEVELAKRKEKGDKEAEKKIIEANLRLVVSIAKKFAGAKGLGLLDLIQEGNIGLFRAVEKFEYRKGYKFSTYATWWIRQAITRALADQSRTIRIPVHMVETINKFQQVQRTLIQELGREPLAEEIASEMGEEIDKVRYIIKISQDTISLETSIGDDEEDSTLEDFIEDIKNVTPDRAAALQLLKDYVKEMVANLSPREQKILEMRFGLIDGVAHTLEEVGQEFEVTRERIRQIESKALEKIRKLKGLEKLRDY
- the dnaG gene encoding DNA primase, coding for MSQVEDIKARLDIVEVIREYVPVKAVGANFQALCPFHHEKTPSFVISPDKQIWHCFGCGRGGDVLAFVMEMESLGFMETLRLLAPKAGIVWRHENAAAYSRRNRLLDILDLAAKYFSHQLEKDGRGQACRQYLLGRGLSEETIKSWNIGYSPEAGALINFLKTRPARGQKYSDEEIFLAGLSLKTENGRYYERFRDRIMFPIWDVNNNVVAFTARVNPDKEATEKMGKYINSPQTELYDKSRIVFALNRAKKSIKKEDLAVVVEGQMDAISAHQHGFTNVVASSGTALSADQLRLIKRFSSNIALAFDMDAAGQMAADRGLKEAMAQEFNIKVIVLPQGKDPDECLRNNPKDFQGALSQAPSMMEYYFQKVEEEFDFSQISSRKTGVAKLLKMVSQLNNKIEADFWLKRISQAADIPEPLLREEVAKTELASSSTPKEREKTNKADEVAADKALSREARLSELLLALLVKFTDFLEYSLNNLDPDYLVGEINRLFYRNLIIYYNKVNVLDYAQLRDYLLNQDERLGPMLDKISLLGEKDFYSFSPAAVKNEIIKIILDLKKSAWQTEIRQIEKDLSQAEKQADKARVDALMSDLKNLTDKLRQIQNSNYEEENR
- a CDS encoding GtrA family protein, with product MAIINKLYESFRGLFSRRWPKTFLYLDSRKSIFKFIIAGSFAGGTDLVALFLFHGIFKLEIVFSTSAAFILSFVVSFTLQKFWTFRNYNSARLARQIFLYILTALIGLNLNGAAMHFLVNTLSVWYLLAQVIVNIFLGFVNFIVYKFIIFRKHK
- a CDS encoding serine hydrolase yields the protein MCFSTFINLLLYLLFIQLNISPSPVPLSADCQALHQNRLPLSQDIPRAERISGWQDPVIPANRAVIFDVSTNSFLWEKNADIKQPLASITKLLTALVFLDHNPGWEEVYKIKPEDKVEGGKISLFLGEEVRIKDLFYSSLVASDNGSTLALVHATGLSEEEFIKKMNLKAKQLGLFDSSFVDPTGLSDNNLSTAKDIARLARVALKNEDIKRATLTENYEFKTLDGKNKRVESTDYLLGSDLSDSIFLEGGKTGYTEKAGYCFVGQFKNKEGREIVSVVLNGVSKNDRFKQTKALVAWTFQGYKWQN
- the scpB gene encoding SMC-Scp complex subunit ScpB, which translates into the protein MSLASQLESLLFISPKPLSLKELGVLTKEKTSLISASLEELSQSYSESDRGFQLIKQGDSYQLTTAAANSALVKEFLKDETDGELTQPSLEALTVIAYRGPVSKLELERVRGVNCSLIIRNLLLRGLIEEKFDKQKNENYYNVSLDFIKFLGLRQVSDLPDYERLHQNPSLEQALAATA